A segment of the Agarivorans albus genome:
TGGGCTTTGACTGCGACGATAGTTTTCAGGAATATTTAATACGCTTTGTTCGTTCAAACTTAAGGGTAAACGCACTTCCAAATAATCGACAGCGTAGCTGCTCGCTAGGTTTTTCCCACTGCTAACGTATTCACCCAACTCGACATTTTTTTCCAAAATTCTTCCGGCGTAACTGGCGCGGATCACGGTGCGTTCTAAATCTAATTTAGCGCGAGTTAACTTGGCTTTGGCCGAGGCCATGGCGGCTTCTTGGGCGGCCAGTTGGGGTTTGCGTAAGACTAAATCGTTGGCCGGTTTGCCTTTGCCTAAGCGTTTCCAGTCACGCAGGGCTTGTTCTACTTTGGCTTGTTCTTCGGCTAATTGCAGTTGGGTAGTTTGTAACTCGGCTTCGGCGATAGTGATGGCATTTTGGTAATCTCTGGCATCAATTTTAAGTAGCACTTCGCCTTTTTCAAAAAAAGCGCCCTCACGAAAATTATCCGATACATAGGTAATACTGCCAGCTACTTGGGCGACTAGGTTACTTTCGGTATGCGGGCGAATGGTTCCAAAGGAACTAACACTGGCCTGATAACTTTGCAAACTGAGCGGACTCACTTCCACCGCGAGTTTAGCGAGTTCTGCTTGCGGTTTACGTTGAGCCTGTGGTTTGTTTGCCTTGATGTATTGGCTAATGAGTAGGCCAATAATAATCACCAACAGAGGCAGGCTAAGTCGTATCAGTTTGGCCATAATTGGCATCACTCCAGTTTAAATAATGGCTCGGAGGCAAAGGCCTCGCGAGTGGTTTGTGCTTGTTCGAGATGCCCACCTAGGGCGAGGTAAAGCTCGATACGATTTTGTAGCTGCAAGTTAAGCGCAGTAATAGCGCTGCTTTGGGCATCAAAGGCGCGGCGCTGCGACTCCAATACCGTGACGTATTCATTTAAGCCGGCTAAGTAATTTTCAAAGGCTAAAGACTCAGCTTGTTTAGAATCTTCGGCCGCGGTGGCGAGTAGCTGAGCATTTTGGTATAGGCTAGGCTCGAGGGTGAGGCTTTCTTCCACTTCGCCAAAACTTGCCAATACTTGCTCTAAATATGCCGAGTTTAAACCTTGAGCAACCGCATATTGTTGAAGCTGCTGATTCTCGCGACGAGCGGCATCAAAAATTGGCGCGGTGACTCCGGCAAACAAAGACCACACCAATGATTCGCCATTAAGTAATTGGTTGAGTTGGCTGCTTTGTGCGCCGCCACTGGCAGTGAGGGTAAGGCTAGGGAAGCGGTCACGATAAGCGGCATACACCCTTAAGTCGGCAGCGGCTAGCCGATATTGAGCTGCCTTAATGTCGTGGCGTCGAATTAATAACTCTGAGGGCAAGCCTGCTGGTATAGCATCTAATGGCACGTTAAGTTGCCCAGCTACTTTGATGTCACCACCGGGGTAGCGACCCAGCAGTAGCTCTAGCTCGCGCTGTGCTTGAGTGAGTTGATTGTTTCGAGAGTTTAGCTGGGCCTGAGAAGCACTTAAGTCAGCACGCGCTAAGTAAACATCTAAGGCACTGTTTAAACCGCTTTGATAGCTTTCTTCAATAATTTGCAGGTTGGCTTTGAGGTTGTTGTAACGCTCTTCAATGAGCTGTTGCTGCTGCTGAGCCTCTATCACGTTATACCATTGTTGCGCTGTGTTTGCGGCTAAGCGAATTTGCGCTTGTTGCCATTGTTCAAAGCTTACTTTGGCATCTAACACTGCGGCTTGTTGCAAGGCATCAAGTTTTCCTAGCCAATCAATTTCCCAGCTAATATCTAGGCCTGCGCTCAGTTGAGTGGCGGTGCTACTATCGCTGCCACTGCGTTGGCCGGTTAAGAAGGCTTCAACATTTGGCCAGCTTTGTGAATCTTGGATTTTTACTTGGTAAAGCTGTTGGTCAAGGGCGAAGCCTTGTTGTTGTAACGCGGGATTATTGCTTAGCGCTTCAGTGATCAAGGTTTGGAGGTCACTAGGTAAGGCTTGCTCAAATCGCTGTTGATTGAATTGACCTTGCTGATATTCGCTGGTCCAGCTGGTGGTTGTGGCCACAGTATGCGGTTCATGAGCAGGCGTATCGTTCATACTGCAAGCGCTTAAACTTACAATAAGTAGAGTT
Coding sequences within it:
- a CDS encoding efflux RND transporter periplasmic adaptor subunit; the encoded protein is MAKLIRLSLPLLVIIIGLLISQYIKANKPQAQRKPQAELAKLAVEVSPLSLQSYQASVSSFGTIRPHTESNLVAQVAGSITYVSDNFREGAFFEKGEVLLKIDARDYQNAITIAEAELQTTQLQLAEEQAKVEQALRDWKRLGKGKPANDLVLRKPQLAAQEAAMASAKAKLTRAKLDLERTVIRASYAGRILEKNVELGEYVSSGKNLASSYAVDYLEVRLPLSLNEQSVLNIPENYRRSQSPASKPLVDLSTNFGAKEYHWQAKVERSEAALDSASRQLFVVAKIDDPYGPANENKPALKIGQFVSAQIQGKTLEQVFIIPRSALYSGQQVIVLEDGLLQRKSVNILWQDQQSYIVNGGIEAGQMLVTTPLGRVISGTPAKPIGA
- a CDS encoding efflux transporter outer membrane subunit, with product MASWAWITLLIVSLSACSMNDTPAHEPHTVATTTSWTSEYQQGQFNQQRFEQALPSDLQTLITEALSNNPALQQQGFALDQQLYQVKIQDSQSWPNVEAFLTGQRSGSDSSTATQLSAGLDISWEIDWLGKLDALQQAAVLDAKVSFEQWQQAQIRLAANTAQQWYNVIEAQQQQQLIEERYNNLKANLQIIEESYQSGLNSALDVYLARADLSASQAQLNSRNNQLTQAQRELELLLGRYPGGDIKVAGQLNVPLDAIPAGLPSELLIRRHDIKAAQYRLAAADLRVYAAYRDRFPSLTLTASGGAQSSQLNQLLNGESLVWSLFAGVTAPIFDAARRENQQLQQYAVAQGLNSAYLEQVLASFGEVEESLTLEPSLYQNAQLLATAAEDSKQAESLAFENYLAGLNEYVTVLESQRRAFDAQSSAITALNLQLQNRIELYLALGGHLEQAQTTREAFASEPLFKLE